Proteins from a single region of Abyssalbus ytuae:
- a CDS encoding endonuclease/exonuclease/phosphatase family protein, which translates to MKIMCLNGWGGKLYDKLLPYLTEENPDILCLQEVVHTPVTEKDWLTYKDGNHILPQRANFFRDVQTVLPNHIGIFCPASQGILWDKETKIPSQWGLATFVRKSYPIIEQIQGFVHKSYSPYEYGEHPRSRNAHAVKVFDYKENRTVVVAHMHGLRDLNGKMDTPERAVQAQKLMSLTNELSEKNDALVICGDFNVEPDSETLKILSKAGLTELVTTRTTKGTRNSQYKKKSKFADYMLVNEHINVFDFKVIFNPEVSDHCPLLLTI; encoded by the coding sequence ATGAAAATAATGTGTCTTAATGGATGGGGCGGAAAACTATACGATAAGTTACTGCCATATTTAACAGAAGAAAACCCGGACATTCTTTGCTTACAAGAAGTTGTGCATACACCAGTAACGGAAAAGGACTGGCTCACATACAAAGACGGAAATCATATTCTTCCTCAACGAGCCAACTTTTTTAGAGATGTACAAACTGTATTACCCAACCATATTGGAATTTTTTGTCCGGCATCTCAAGGAATACTTTGGGACAAGGAAACTAAAATTCCTTCGCAATGGGGACTCGCAACATTTGTACGAAAATCATATCCAATAATTGAACAAATACAAGGATTTGTGCATAAATCCTATTCGCCTTATGAGTATGGAGAACATCCACGCTCCCGGAATGCGCACGCTGTTAAAGTGTTCGATTATAAAGAAAACAGAACTGTTGTTGTAGCCCATATGCACGGATTGAGAGACTTGAATGGGAAAATGGACACACCTGAAAGAGCGGTACAAGCACAAAAATTAATGTCTCTTACAAATGAACTGAGTGAAAAAAATGATGCTCTTGTAATCTGTGGAGATTTTAATGTAGAACCGGATAGTGAGACCTTAAAAATTTTATCCAAAGCCGGACTAACCGAATTAGTAACGACTCGAACAACAAAAGGAACTCGAAATTCTCAATACAAAAAGAAAAGTAAATTTGCAGATTATATGTTAGTGAACGAACATATCAATGTTTTCGATTTTAAGGTAATTTTTAACCCGGAAGTTTCGGATCATTGTCCATTACTTCTAACGATCTAA
- a CDS encoding Crp/Fnr family transcriptional regulator translates to MTDLHKNLSELIRQQSRCHENEIFQIMELFEYKEYQAGEHLFKIGEKNKQIGFVCKGVLRSYNLDDDGNENTLFFSTENDFVIGNLSPRMKCSFTKQSLTETTLLVANYQDYYDIIIKNNNLLEFHENLFRTIHNKVGNRISKDFFSNSLKRYEMFLKNYPGLLNRIPHYHIANYLGITPTQLSRIRKKILN, encoded by the coding sequence ATGACGGATCTTCACAAAAATTTATCAGAGTTAATAAGACAACAGTCTCGTTGCCATGAAAATGAAATTTTTCAGATAATGGAATTGTTTGAATACAAAGAGTATCAGGCGGGCGAACATCTTTTTAAAATTGGCGAAAAAAACAAGCAAATCGGATTCGTTTGCAAAGGTGTATTAAGGTCCTATAACCTGGATGATGATGGAAATGAAAACACTCTTTTTTTCTCAACGGAGAACGATTTTGTAATAGGAAACTTATCTCCCAGAATGAAGTGTTCTTTTACCAAACAATCGCTAACTGAAACTACACTCTTGGTTGCAAACTATCAGGATTATTATGATATAATAATTAAAAACAACAATCTTTTAGAATTCCATGAGAACTTATTCCGGACTATTCATAATAAAGTAGGAAACAGGATTTCAAAAGATTTTTTTAGTAATTCCTTAAAGAGGTATGAGATGTTTTTAAAGAACTATCCCGGCCTGTTAAACAGAATTCCCCACTACCATATTGCGAACTATCTTGGTATTACCCCAACACAATTAAGTCGAATTAGAAAAAAAATTCTAAATTAA
- a CDS encoding YybH family protein: protein MKIIFYTLILLAFQNSLISCKGKQGNTTEDNFTQNKESFMATMQKHLDAVSNRDLIALKSTMAPNGKMQLILPKTEIIQGVEEFMEYHRVWFKDSLWTFETNILNTEIGHKFGMVITEIIYREPERNGQPYFNRMIVSYDLEKINGKWYIIKDHASSIEKSTEME from the coding sequence ATGAAAATTATATTCTACACATTGATTTTACTTGCTTTTCAAAACTCTCTGATTTCATGTAAAGGAAAACAAGGAAATACTACTGAAGACAACTTCACTCAAAATAAAGAATCCTTCATGGCTACTATGCAAAAACATTTAGATGCTGTTTCAAATCGTGACCTTATTGCATTGAAAAGTACAATGGCACCAAATGGTAAGATGCAATTAATCCTGCCAAAAACAGAAATTATTCAAGGAGTAGAAGAATTTATGGAATATCATCGGGTTTGGTTCAAAGATAGCTTATGGACCTTTGAAACAAATATTTTGAACACAGAAATTGGCCATAAGTTTGGAATGGTAATTACTGAAATAATTTATCGGGAACCTGAAAGAAATGGTCAGCCATATTTCAACCGAATGATTGTAAGTTATGATTTAGAAAAAATTAATGGCAAATGGTATATTATTAAAGATCATGCAAGTTCAATTGAAAAATCGACAGAAATGGAATGA
- a CDS encoding alkaline phosphatase, whose translation MNRRKFFKNGSLLTLGTTLLHPFSSIANNIPYDKSKKNKRAKNIIMIVSDGMSIGTLTMADLYLSRKTGKCSNWLQLYKDNKVNRALMDMASASSIVTDSAAASSSWGGGVRINNGALNVSKKGEEHVPIWQKFKQAGKKAGCVTTVPITHATPAGFCINSKSRNAQEKIAEKYLEQKFDVMMGGGDKYFSPEKRKDKKDMYQAFASYGYEVVKTRNEMFSASINKPVLGVFEDNGLPYSIDRDNNKDLFQKVPTLAEMTKKAIDNMKNHPNGFVLQVEAGKVDWAAHGNDIAGLIYDQVAHDEAIGVAMDFAAQDEQTLVIITTDHGNANPGVIYGKEANDNFDSIQEYRHTNEWILTGIGKETSVSQIKERVHYANNFALTDEEAKLLLSYYNNFKTEEGLYNPKHLPFKTLAEIQQRHNSVGWISMQHSADYVELAMYGPGSHLLKPFIKNTDLHYLMLEAAEVENKF comes from the coding sequence ATGAACAGAAGAAAATTTTTTAAAAACGGATCATTACTTACATTAGGAACAACCCTATTACATCCTTTTAGTAGTATTGCCAACAATATTCCATATGACAAGAGTAAGAAAAATAAAAGAGCAAAGAACATAATCATGATTGTTAGTGATGGAATGAGCATTGGCACTTTGACTATGGCCGATTTATATCTTTCAAGAAAAACAGGTAAATGCTCTAACTGGTTACAGCTATACAAGGATAATAAAGTGAACAGAGCCTTAATGGATATGGCTTCTGCAAGTTCCATAGTTACCGATTCTGCGGCTGCAAGCTCTTCCTGGGGAGGGGGCGTGCGTATTAACAATGGTGCATTGAATGTAAGCAAAAAAGGAGAAGAGCATGTTCCTATTTGGCAAAAATTTAAACAAGCAGGTAAAAAGGCAGGTTGTGTTACTACCGTTCCTATTACCCATGCTACCCCGGCTGGTTTTTGTATAAACTCTAAATCCAGAAATGCCCAGGAAAAAATTGCAGAGAAGTACTTGGAACAAAAATTTGATGTAATGATGGGGGGAGGGGACAAATACTTTTCTCCTGAAAAAAGAAAGGATAAAAAAGATATGTACCAGGCCTTTGCATCCTACGGTTATGAAGTGGTCAAGACAAGAAACGAAATGTTTTCTGCATCTATTAATAAACCCGTTTTAGGGGTGTTTGAAGATAATGGACTTCCATATTCAATTGATAGAGATAATAATAAAGATTTATTTCAAAAAGTACCCACTCTTGCCGAAATGACCAAAAAAGCCATCGATAATATGAAAAATCATCCCAATGGTTTTGTGTTACAGGTAGAAGCAGGAAAAGTAGACTGGGCTGCTCATGGTAACGATATTGCCGGTCTCATTTATGATCAAGTTGCTCATGATGAGGCCATAGGTGTGGCTATGGATTTTGCAGCTCAAGATGAGCAAACATTAGTAATCATAACTACTGATCATGGTAATGCGAATCCGGGAGTTATTTATGGAAAAGAGGCAAATGATAATTTTGATTCCATTCAGGAATATAGACATACCAATGAGTGGATTTTAACAGGTATTGGAAAAGAAACCTCCGTATCCCAAATAAAAGAAAGGGTTCATTATGCTAATAATTTTGCTCTAACTGATGAGGAAGCAAAATTATTATTAAGCTATTATAACAACTTTAAAACAGAAGAAGGGCTTTACAATCCGAAGCATCTTCCTTTTAAGACTTTGGCTGAAATACAACAACGGCATAATTCCGTAGGGTGGATAAGTATGCAACATTCGGCTGATTATGTTGAGTTAGCCATGTATGGCCCAGGGAGTCATTTGTTAAAACCTTTTATAAAAAATACAGATCTTCATTATTTGATGCTGGAAGCAGCTGAGGTAGAAAATAAATTTTAA
- a CDS encoding ABC transporter permease produces MNIWRISIKNIKSKPLYTFLSVFILSLSITLLLGIQQLKTSFKYQMENNLGDIDLVIGSKGSPLQLVLASVLHMDNPTGNILYEEAKNISRNPMIKTAVPISYGDNYKGYRIVGTTDEFATFYNAELEKGSTVKKPMEVILGHTVAEQLHLKIGDTFLSSHGLVENEVHIHSQHLKVVGIYKPTYKVIDRLIITNLESVWEVHHHEDEDKHKKEEGHMENEEDLDAVKEITSLLISFRNPSALLTLPRRINEQTNMQAVLPKYELEKLSQYTGVGIKTISWIAYMILIISCMTIFISLYKMVKERAFDLALLRTYGAHNFQLIQIVAYEGIIIGMLAFMVGFLLSKAGLYFLFKIVKTEYKQNILQELPYKELLHIGGLVLIMILVAISLAIYPIIKMKISDILSNEK; encoded by the coding sequence ATGAATATTTGGAGGATTAGTATAAAAAATATAAAGTCTAAACCATTATATACTTTTTTAAGTGTCTTCATTTTATCATTAAGTATCACACTTCTTTTAGGTATTCAACAATTAAAAACTTCCTTTAAATATCAGATGGAAAATAATTTAGGAGATATAGACCTGGTTATCGGCTCTAAAGGAAGTCCGTTACAGTTAGTTTTGGCTTCTGTGTTACACATGGACAATCCAACAGGGAATATTTTGTATGAAGAAGCAAAAAATATAAGCAGAAATCCAATGATAAAGACCGCAGTACCTATCTCTTACGGAGATAATTACAAAGGCTATAGAATTGTAGGAACAACTGATGAATTTGCAACCTTTTACAATGCTGAACTGGAAAAGGGAAGTACGGTGAAAAAACCTATGGAGGTAATCCTTGGACATACCGTGGCAGAACAACTGCATCTTAAAATAGGAGACACTTTCTTGAGTTCTCATGGATTAGTTGAAAATGAAGTCCATATACATTCCCAGCACCTAAAAGTAGTTGGAATATATAAACCCACCTATAAAGTAATAGACCGGCTCATTATTACCAACTTAGAAAGTGTGTGGGAAGTTCATCATCATGAAGATGAGGATAAACATAAAAAAGAGGAAGGCCATATGGAAAATGAAGAGGACCTGGATGCAGTAAAGGAAATAACATCGTTATTGATTTCTTTTAGAAACCCTTCAGCTCTTTTGACCCTTCCCAGGAGAATTAATGAACAAACCAACATGCAGGCAGTATTACCAAAATATGAATTGGAGAAATTATCCCAATATACTGGTGTGGGGATTAAAACAATTTCCTGGATTGCCTATATGATCCTTATTATTTCGTGTATGACTATTTTTATCAGTCTTTATAAAATGGTAAAAGAACGGGCCTTTGATCTTGCACTTTTGCGCACTTACGGAGCCCACAATTTTCAATTGATACAAATAGTTGCCTATGAAGGAATAATTATCGGAATGCTCGCTTTTATGGTAGGGTTTTTATTATCGAAAGCAGGACTATACTTTCTTTTTAAAATTGTAAAAACTGAATATAAACAAAATATCCTTCAGGAACTACCCTATAAGGAATTATTACATATAGGAGGTTTGGTTTTAATCATGATATTAGTCGCTATTTCATTAGCAATCTATCCGATCATAAAAATGAAAATATCAGATATTTTAAGTAATGAAAAATAA